From a region of the Phragmites australis chromosome 21, lpPhrAust1.1, whole genome shotgun sequence genome:
- the LOC133903478 gene encoding uncharacterized protein LOC133903478, translating into MLFRHCPSPRPHRRSPLLAALRCLAMSSSAAPPPSSSGAADFHCRTKHSLTAGYARGPGRLDWANQPNPFLRFFPAPQIALPNPPPTLSSVPYPSLFHKPPPPPQPLTVDSLSSLLFHSLALSAWKSAGISTWSLRVNPSSGNLHPTEAHIVFPYPKEPGRLAVAHYAPRDHLLEVRATAPVGDCSAILPAPATAVLALSSIFWREAWKYGERALRYCNHDVGHALAAVAVAAATLGWDARLLDGLSDEDLGRLIGVEKGCPAAPEVLPDKVMKGKAPWVERQDPDCAVLLFPAGSKPKVDYGRISTALRGFEGLEWVGTTNGLSKDHVVWDVIYRTAEQVKKHSPAPGEQFIVNPWRRSPALSEGLYKELTVQEVVRHRRSAVDMDGVHVMGRDTFYQMLLHCLPSGEVCSGERQGPQSALPFRVLPWDAEVHAALFVHRVSGLPKGLYFLVRNEEHFDPLRHAMRQDFEWVRPEGCPDGLPLYRLMKGDCQRLAMQVSCVQEIASHGCFSLGMIARFESVLHEKGGWMYPRLFWETGVLGQVLYLEAHAVGISATGIGCYFDDAVHEVLGLKDLEFQSLYHFTVGAPVLDKRIMSLPAYPGPGIDA; encoded by the exons ATGCTGTTCCGTCACTGCCCCTCGCCGCGACCGCATCGTCGTTCCCCTCTCCTTGCCGCCCTCCGCTGCCTCGCCATGTCCTCCTCCGCAGCCCCGCCCCCCTCCTCGTCCGGGGCCGCGGACTTCCACTGCCGCACCAAGCACAGCCTCACCGCTGGCTACGCGCGCGGCCCGGGCCGCCTCGACTGGGCCAACCAGCCCAACCCCTTCCTCCGCTTCTTCCCCGCGCCCCAAATCGCGCTCCCCAACCCGCCCCCCACACTCTCGTCCGTCCCCTACCCCTCCCTCTTCCacaagccgccgccgccgccgcagccgctcACCGTAgactccctctcctccctgctATTCCACTCCCTCGCGCTCTCCGCCTGGAAGTCCGCCGGCATCTCCACCTGGTCCCTCCGCGTGAACCCCAGCAGTGGCAACCTGCACCCCACCGAGGCACACATCGTCTTCCCGTACCCGAAGGAGCCCGGACGCCTCGCCGTCGCCCACTACGCCCCCCGTGACCACCTCCTCGAGGTTCGCGCCACGGCGCCCGTCGGCGACTGTTCCGCTATTTTGCCTGCGCCCGCGACGGCGGTGCTGGCGCTCTCGTCGATCTTCTGGCGTGAGGCGTGGAAGTACGGCGAGCGGGCGCTGCGGTACTGCAACCACGATGTGGGGCACGCTCTCGCGGCGGTGGCTGTGGCCGCGGCCACGCTGGGGTGGGATGCGCGGTTGCTCGACGGGCTGTCGGACGAGGATCTTGGGAGGCTGATCGGGGTGGAAAAAGGATGCCCGGCTGCACCTGAGGTGCTTCCTGACAAAGTGATGAAGGGCAAGGCGCCATGGGTGGAGCGGCAGGACCCGGATTGTGCTGTGCTTCTGTTCCCGGCGGGCTCCAAGCCTAAGGTGGACTACGGGAGGATAAGTACTGCGCTGAGGGGGTTTGAGGGGTTGGAGTGGGTGGGGACGACGAATGGTCTTAGTAAGGATCATGTGGTGTGGGATGTGATATACCGCACAGCTGAGCAAGTGAAGAAGCACAGCCCTGCACCTGGAGAGCAGTTCATTGTGAACCCGTGGCGAAGGAGTCCAGCGTTGTCAGAAGGGCTGTATAAGGAATTAACAGTGCAGGAGGTGGTGCGCCATCGGAGGAGTGCAGTGGACATGGATGGGGTGCATGTCATGGGGAGGGACACGTTTTATCAGATGCTGCTGCATTGCCTACCATCAGGGGAGGTTTGTTCAGGGGAGAGGCAGGGACCGCAGAGTGCTCTGCCGTTCCGTGTCTTACCGTGGGATGCGGAGGTGCATGCTGCATTGTTTGTGCATCGTGTCTCAGGGCTGCCGAAGGGGCTATATTTCTTGGTGAGGAATGAGGAGCACTTTGATCCATTACGGCATGCCATGAGGCAGGATTTCGAGTGGGTTCGACCAGAGGGGTGCCCTGATGGCCTCCCGCTCTATAGGCTGATGAAAGGAGATTGCCAGAGGTTGGCAATGCAAGTCTCGTGCGTTCAG GAAATTGCCTCACATGGATGTTTTAGCCTTGGGATGATAGCTAGATTTGAGTCTGTGTTGCATGAGAAAGGTGGATGGATGTATCCTCGTTTGTTCTGGGAGACTGGTGTTCTAGGTCAAGTACTTTACCTTGAGGCCCATGCTGTTGGAATATCTGCCACAGGGATTGGCTGCTACTTTGATGATGCTG TTCATGAGGTACTCGGCTTGAAAGATTTGGAGTTCCAAAGCTTGTACCATTTTACAGTGGGTGCCCCTGTGCTTGACAAAAGGATAATGAGTCTTCCGGCATACCCAGGTCCCGGAATCGATGCATGA